GTAAGGTATATTTCATATGATAGGTTCTAATATGTTATGGTGTCTATATTAACAGCTCATTTATAGGAACTTTTATGgctgatgggtggcacggtggtgtagtggttagcgctgtcacctcacagcaagaaggtctgggttcgagccccatggctggcgagggcctttctgtgcggagtttgcatgttctccccgtgtccgcatgggtttcctccgggtgctccggtttcccccacagtccaaagacatgcaggttaggttaactggtgactctaaattgaccgtaggtgtgaatgtgagtgtgaatggttgtctgtgtctatgtgtcagccctgtgatgacctggcgacttgtccagggtgtaccccgcctttcgcccgtagtcagctgggataggctccagcttgcctgcgaccctgtagaacaggataaagcggctagagataatgagatgagaatgagatgagtcttCAGGACACAGGAGTTTGCACTTTCTGGTTTCTCGGTAATATGAAAAAGAGGCTGACAAGGAATGACTTTTATATCTGATAACTCGTCTCACGaatgttccataacattaaaaacaactatgttctgttAATCATTGCCATCACATAACCCCATCACTGATAATTTTCCTGGAACAGAATGCCAggttatgttttattccttacaaatTCCTGGGTTTGTCTTAGAGCAAGGTATGTGGCtcattattaatattaatatgttTTCATTCATAACAGGTAACCCTGCTGCACTCATCAGAGCACCAGATTCAACATCTGTCATGCTCAGAGAACAGATGTCAGGTCTCACTCTATAAACCATTTCATACAGTCTGCATTTCACCATACTGGTATGTTCTCTATATTAAAGTCTAGAAGATTCAGGGGTAAGGGGTTCCAACAAGTATTAGCATATAAATACAAGGGGATTCAAGTAAACAGGAACATTttatttcctccaggtgttccatgGGAAATCCCTTTAGTTTGACATCGTGTGTTTTAGGAAAGGTAGCAAAAGGTGCTGAATTCTTTCCAGGTTGCCGAGTGTTAGCAAGAAGAGAAGTAGATGGATATTACTACTTGGGGACAATTGTACACCAGCTACAGGTAAAAACCAAAGTTCTACAAGTGCTGCAAATTAGTTTTCAATCCCTTTAAGTGTCATGTGTGATCACAACATAAAAGTTTTGCTTACCTTAGGACAGGAGCGGACTCTTCATGGTGAACTTTGATCAGTGTTTGCCCAAAGATGACACCATGGTGGAAGTGGGATCACCTCAGTTAACATGCCAACCTGACATGGTGAATATAACTCAGGCACATGAGCACAGTATAGTACCAGGGGACACCGTGTTAGCTCCCTGGGAACCTCAGATGAGCAAATATGGCCCTGGCAGAGTTGTTTCAGGCGTGGAAATCAGAGATACACTGAAGGGTAAGACCAAGATTTAAGTAGGTCAGAATAAAGAGTTTTAATTGAACTACTCGAACCATGGGATAAAGGTGGTTGTTTTGTTTCAGGTGGAGTGGGAGATGGACTCGTGGTGCTGTTTTGGAACGGAATCAGACTGCAGGTTCCAAAAAATCTGGCTGTATGGATACCTGCTTCTCACCATGAGCGAATAATCAAGGAACTCCAATCTCATGTGTTTCGACCTGGTTGCTTAAGCCATAGCCACTGTAGTCACATTAATTGGTCACCAGTCTGCTGCATAAATCATTGTCTTTCAATGACTCCTGCAATGTGCCTTTGTCCAATCAAGAGCTGTCCCCTATCCAAGCAGTGCCTTTTTATGGACAATCAGTGGAAGGAGCAGGAGAATAAACCTGACCAAGTAACAGAGTTAACAACTTCTCAGGAGATGAAGACTGATTTGTCTTCTTCAGACTCAagcgaagatgaagaagaagttgTTGCAAATGAAAAGTTAAATTCCACACAGTCCGATCTGGTGAGCCGCTCAGTGAACACAGATATCTCATACCTGAAAAAGGCCTGTACTGAGCCACAGAGTAAACCTGCCTGGAGGTACTGGAGAAGAGGATCCCCAGAGCCACACCACAAAAAACCAGGTAACTGCTTCCCTCATCACAGGCCATCTCTGGTTTCATCAATTGAACCAAAGATCCACAAGTCCATATGAACAACGCACACATCATATTTTCTGCTAAGGCTATTGTATTTCAATTTTAAAACATTTCGCTGTTTGTATGCAATTATACTGTATATTAAATATAATTTAACTATGTTGTTTCTTTTGAATTATGTTGCTTCTTAGGGCAAGTAGTTAAGCCTCCAGATCCAGGTTATTCTTGCACTGGAATAAACAGTGAGTCTGGATATTCCTCATCCAGTtctgcaactacaaatcacagctcaTTATTTGAAATGGTTCCCCATTCCGTAAGAAGAGGTATAACAGTAAGAGAGGCATTTGGCTGGACTGTATGGAAACCTCTTTCTGGAGCACCATCTCCACTGGCTTttacattaaagaaaatttcagctGAATTAAGATTATAAATCTGCTTAAATTGCTCAATAAACCTGAGGGAAAATGAAGTAAAAGCATTTAATATGACATTTACAGAAACTGTATCTGAGATTTAGCAGGAATGTAACCATTGATTATGGTTTTTGCATATTGTAACATGACAAAgataaaaaatatcaaatttcTAATGATTTTTTAAATGACCTTTTTTATTTACATGTTTTGTCAGTGACTGGTGAATATCTTGCACATTAATAGCTGTTTTGTGATGTACACAAATAATTTGACAAATCATGGGGATAAACGATATTTGTACCGTAGCATGAGCTAAACTCAGTCTTGAAACACAAAACGGTGAAAGAAAAGGCAGAAAGGCTGAGGTGGACATCATTTTGACATCCTCCTATGCCAGTCGAAAATATTTAGCAGTGTAACAGCACCTTAAAGGTCAACATCTAGAAACAAATTACAGAAAAGGTGAATTAGGCATGAATTAAATGGGATGAAAAGAAAATGGTGTGATATGGaaatagaggggaaaaatctGCACTGTATCCAGGTGATCATGGACACCAAGTGTGTCACACAGGGAAACCACTATTTTCAAACTGTGCTGGAATTGTTGCACGGTGTTAAAAGAAGATGCCACGACAAATGGAACCGATGTGTAAGCTAGTTTTCATCCTATGAAAAAAATTAAGGTCCTTTCCCTCATAAGCGTAACCTCAATCTTCCTTCAGCCAGAGGCACTTGGCCATAAGGCTTACAGCTATGCACCCATACAGCCCATCCTCTGTTTATACAGGTGTTTTTTtgcatttgtttgtttaaaaaattatatatataaaagtgaCTGATTAATTTATTGATTTGTTTTGGCTTGCTGactttatttttcatattatttaAATCAAtgctaataaaaaaaatatctggGTTTCACAAAATTCTCAATGGTATTCTTAGTCCTTGACCTAGTGAACTAGTATGGGGATGCTTTAATAGAGACTACAAAGCACTTCCgcaagtcactctggataaaggcatctgctaaatgctgtacATGTAAATACACTATAAATGCAGTAATCCATGCAAATGATATTACTTCAAGTCATAAAACTAATTAAGCTAGTCTTAGACCAAGACTAATTAGTTAGTCTTCTTATGTTTAAATTTATACACTCAGAAGCCTGAGTAGGATGCTTCTGAAATTTCATGAATACCTTTTTTcatatttttaaatgcatttttaaaaTAACCTGTCAAATATATGTTGCAGCCCTAATGCATAGTAATTGATTGATAGTGCTGTGAATTATAAGAGAAAAATGTAACTCCTACAATAACCTGCAGCAAAATACTGTCAAAATCTATATATGTGTTTATTTCTGCACCAAAGGTTCACAAAATAAAAGGCAAAAGTTGTATTGCACATAATCTGATcatcactgttaaaatttagtacTGCTGATGAACATACCCTGAGTAGTACATATACACATTACATTTAGGCACATTTTACATTTCATTAAGTGCATCAAAGAGCTTAAATTCAGTTCAAAATTTCATTTTCAGTGCAATGAAATGAGACTGCTTTTAGATGACCAGATGATTCACTGTATTTGGAAACATTTTGTCAAACCCTGAGGATAGGAGCTTGAGGTCAAAGGCTGAACGTGAGTCTCCTGCTCTCCCCTGAATTGATGTGCACCACCTGGGTCTGTGGGCAGGCATCCTGCATTGCTGCTGTGATGGCATAAGTGCCCGGAGACACTTCAATAAGGAAATCTTCTGGCTCGGACAAACCCTTTAACAACATTGAAACAGGGCACTTAAAGTTATTATTCCACGAGGCTTCCTAAAATTTGATTGCAAGTCAaattagtttatatatatatatatatatatatatatatatatatatacacacacacacacacacacacacacacacacacacacacacacacacacagtgagcaaaATAAGTATTCAGGCACTTTTGTTTTTGTAATGTAATATGCTCCCAATGCATACAATCCACTTCAATTTACACACGTCTTCTGATTTTGTATTACAAATATGAAAAAAagggaatacacacacacacacacacacacacacacacacacacaccctcactgtccactttaataggaactcgttcCTGATTCTaatattcctgttcttggttggcaggagtggaacgcaatgtgatcttctgctgttgcatactgagacgcttttctgctcaacatagTTATAAAGAAGGATTATacaagttgctatatccttcctggcagctcgaaccaatctggccattttcctctgacctctctcctcaacaaggtgtttgtttccacccacagaactcttgCTCACTCAGTGGTTTTGTGTTTTCGCACCATtccatgtaaactctagagactgttgtgtgtgaaaaccccaggagatcagcagtttctgaaatactcaaaccagtccatctggtaccaAACACCCATGGcatagtgaaagtcacagagatcacaatttttgccattctgatgtttgaagtgaacattaactgaagctcttgatttgtattggcatgattttatgccttgtgctgctgtcaagggattggctcatTAGACAACTGTATAAAAGagcatgggtgttcctaatatagtggccagtgagtgtatatattcaTTTATACTCCATAAAGTATTTGGACACTatattaaaatgtgtgtgtgtgtgtgtgtgtgtgtgtgtgtgtgtgtgtgtgtgtgtgtgtgtgtgtgtgtacaccgtaTGTAAAGGTTACATAAAGATGACCTTTTATGTAATATCAAAGTTCGAGACATAAATACTGCAAAAAATACCCTCATATAAAATTGCACTTGGTGTCATAAGAcagccagccactggttcagaagaTTTCATGCAACAAGTTGCAATCACGGTGAAAGTGAAGGTGCTTCCTAAAAGTTCTCAGGAACATTATTGAACAACACTTGAATGGACATCCCTGTCAATCTTAATCATCTCTGTCcacacggtggcatagtggtgaacactgtcgcctcacagcaagaagtttctgggttcaacgggggcctttctttgcggagtttgcatgttctccccgtgtccgcgtgggtttcctccgggtgctccggtttcccccacagtccaaagacatgcaggttaggttaactggtgactctaaattgaccgtaggtgtgaatgtgagtgtgaatggttgtctgtgtctatgtgtcagccctgtgatgacctggcaacttgtccagggtgtaccccgcctttcacccgtagtcagctgggataggctctagcttgcctgcgaccctgtaggacaggataaagcggctagagataatagatGGAAGTTGCAATCATGGTGAAAGTGAAGGCGCTTCCTAAAAGTTCTCAGGAACATTATTGAACAACACTTGAATGGACATCCCTGTCAATCTTATCATCACTGTCCACAcagtggcatagtggtgtagtggttgacactgtcacctcacagcaagaagtttctgggttcaacgggggcctttctctgcggagtttgcatgttctccccatgtctgtgtgggattcctccgggtactctggtttcccccacagttcaaagacatgcagttaggttaacatggagcgtccttgggctgaagcgcccttgggcgatgcacctaacccccaactgctctccgggtgctgtagcatggctgcccactgctctgggtatgtgagtgtgctcattgctcacatgtgttcactgcttcagatgagttaaatgcagagaggattgtgtgtgtgtgataaataaaattgttgtttttgttcttcttctttatacAATTGGTTCGATGATATGTAGcccgggaaatcccatgctgctttgcacagtcgttccgatctgaaaagacagcatggaaactatggcctaaaggctcgcctgagttagggagccaatcagagagtggggaggggtggaaagacagtgacgcgtactactcgacaaacagaagcttgtagtttatttgggactgtttacggatcacatttaacatggcggcgagcaatacgaaccaaactttcgatcaagctttgtcttgcacaaacggcagtaatcgtttggtgccattgttttcctatttttgttttgccttctcttaccgtctcttcttcgcctcttcgtcgctctaactacgtcaccgggtacaactgccatgattggccatgggctacgtatacgccaaatgatagacattcgcaacgtccaataaacggccgttgacaatcgtaaaccacacctcccctacgagaaattcaataggcggattccagaccatatttcacttgtgatatggtctggtgttaaccagactagatgATATGCAGGTGAATCGAACATTCATGGAACAACTACTAATCGCTCCCAGACAGACTTCACAATGCACTCTCAGACTAATCATAAAGAAGATAATCCTTAAACCAGCAGTCACTCAAAAAGAGTTGCAGGATGgcctgaaagcagcaggaactAATGCTACACGGGGGGGATGAACAGCACCTCAATCATCTCTGTTCTTACACCCCTCTGCTAAAAAAGAAGCACATGAATGTGTGTCTCAAAGTATTTAGACTAATCAGATTTCTTTAGGATCAGTCAAAAATAAAACTGGCCATAATTCAGCTCATTATGTTTGgatttaagaaagaaagcacaactttattcatcacacacttgtgaaattcctctctgcatttaacccatctgaagcagtggggtTCATGCAcagacatgtgagcaatgagcacacacacataccatagcagtgggcagccatgctaacagcgcccagggagcagttgggagttaggtgcctcactcaagggcacctcagcccaaggccgtcccatattaacctaaccgcatgtctctgggggaaaccggagcacccggaggaaacccatgcagacacggggagaacatacaaactccacacagaaaggtccccgccagccactgggctcgaacccaggaccttcttgctgtgaggcgacagcgctaaccactacaccactgtaccgccctgTAGACATCTCAAAGCCATAACTACCAACAACTTCATAACAGTGGTAATTTGTGGTgtctgaaccccccccccccccacacacacacacacacacacacacgcacacagtttACATGTTTGGTTATGTTTAtgaatatatacctttttgtttgtatttataaGTACAAAGTCAAAAATATGTGTTATATTTGAAGTGGATATATGCACTGGAAGTATATTAAATAACAAGTGTGAATACTTATTTCCGCTCACTGTATATAGGAATTACTTACAGTGTAATGAGCCCTTTTAGAGGTTAAGGTAGAGGTTGGAATTTGTCTTGAAGTCTGTTGAAGCTGCTTAGCATGAAAGCGACACACATGGGTTCGCTCCTGTTCATGAAGCTCTGGTGTACTTCCAGACCTGTAAAACTTCTGTAAGAAAAACACATGCTCAGCAAGTCTGGTAGCAGAAAGGCAGAATGAATAaagagaaattattattattaggctgtaCCTTGCACTGATTGCTGGTTTCAGACATGCACTCCACTATTTTTGCAAAAGCATTATCCAATGTCACATGGGCAGCTGGGtgttccagaagctttgaataaaCAACAAAGTTAAATGTAATTATTGTAGTTGTCATTGTGAATACAGGATCCTCACGTACATGTGCAAAATGCTTTTCCCATATGAATTTTCAAGGAAGTTGGAATCAGAGCAAAGGTTCACTACAGACGTTGACTGGTTATCAGTGGCTCTTGGGCAGTTGTCTTACAAAATTCTGATTAAGAGAACAGAACTTTAATTGCTGGCAGGCCACACAAAATTCCCAGAACAAAACCTacatttctgaataaaatattttaACAGGGCTATTTCACATGCCAACTGATACCCTGGGCTCTGACCCAGCTCAGGACAACTCAGTGGGTAATGGCAGGACTTTCTCCAGAGCTACCACTGCTCTGCACAAACTTTATTGCTCAGATCTAATTCTATAAGATCATTCAAACACTTCTCATTCCTTTGCAATGTATGACTCTAATAGTTAGGGCCAACAGACATATCTGATAGTAGAGATGAAAGTCTAAGATTAACTGCCGGAATCAGGTGTGGCATCTTGATTGTTTGGAATGAAATTCTGAAGCTACAGTGGCCATTTGCAGACAAGTTCAGACACCCCTGGAATAAACCAAATAAATATTGgttatgggcagcacagtggcacAGCAGGTAGCAATTCTCCAGGGTCCCCGGTTTGATCCTGAACTTGGGTTACtccctgtgtggagttttgcatattATTGTGTCCACATGTTCATATCAGTTTCTTCCCACTATACAAAAACATGCAGGTAAGCGGATTGGTTACGCCAAATTGCCATATAGTGTTTGAATGTGTATGCACTAAATACCAGGTTAGTTTCAGATGCAATGACACATGAGCATTTAATTCCCTGCCTTGCAATATTAGAAATATACAGGAGCTATGTGAGTTTAAGATTaaattaaagatagactgcctttcagatttttcaagtttgggtcataaaaagaattttccctgacacccaattatttttatttagtggaccaaaagctactgaatttgaattacaaacttccaatttaattagttttttttaatagaacaattaatgaatttagggccacgtggtcctaaattctccactattttttcctgcttcaccataactCAGTTCAAGATaccacatcatgcatcatgtggtgggctttccctgttcacgcaaggcattgtaggatacaaatttgaaacaggagagaacaatggaggatgtcagtgtgcaaatgaaacgtgaaagaccgactatggtaacagaaagcgagagggAAAGACGTtaggttgcaaaggaaaggaaacgcaggaccaaactaataaatatcggcgctcagcgagcacctcggtgtgatcagctgttcaattagcgacagaatgatgtaactgtcagtgcacggtcaaaggtaaatctgtagatggcagtaatgcaaaactgtggatgccagctgccataaaacccaaaagaaggtaaatCTGCATATGCGTACACGGACTTCCTCCGTCTGTTTGACTGTGCAACGtgcgcaatttcatgcacatttgctagggaatcctctcaaattaaataacttcccagccacagaatggcctgatattttgtgagatattacagaaataaacatatcacaatgaccaaatttcagggggaaccaaatttcaccaattttatgaaatcgaaaggccatctagctttaaactgCCATCTTAAGCAGTCACTGTGTTTTAAGCTATTTTGATACTGTACTTTATTGTTTCCTTTTAGAATGAATTAGGCTTGCTAGTcttaactttttctttttttgctaaACTTGCATTCATTATGATATGATCAGGACTTCATTTAAACTAGCAATGATAAACTGGATGTTTCTGTATAAATattgatttaaataaataaaataaaatacatagtgtcctgtgatggactggtgtcctaTCCAGGGTGTATTACCTCCTTGTGCCCATTCCTGGGAGAGGCCCctgatccaccacaaccctgatcGAGAGAGAAAATCAAAGTCTGCTTTATTGTCAATACTGCAATATGTACAGGAcatacagaagattgaaattgcgTTACTCTCAAACCCATGGTGCAGCAATAAACATTAAGCATAAGATATATGACTAATACACACTAATCATAAAGATGTAAGAGTCCCTGATATTGACATCAGAACAATAAAAGTGACATAGGCACCTAACAGATTAAAGTCTGTGGGTATGGCTAGTGCAATTacaaacagtagtgcaaattggATGAGCTTATAGACTGCCTAAAGTGatacgtgtgtgcgtgcgtgtgtgtgtgtgtgtgtgtgtgagacaagttCTTGATGATGGCAAAGTCCGGTATTGATGGTGGGGTGTCGGGATCCTGAGTTTGTGTACTGATGGGGAGGGATGCAGGATCCAAAGTGTGTGCGCACAGGGGGCAAAAGGGGGAGGGGGCAGAgtagggatagatagatagatagatagatagatagatagatagatagatagatagatagatagatagatagatagatagatagatagatgcttgaaagtttgtgaaccctttattattgtctatatttctgcataaatatgacctaaaacatcatcagattttcacacaagtccttaaagtagataaagagaacccagttaaacaaatgagacaaaaatattatacctggtcatttatttattgaggaaaatgatccaatattacatatctgtgagtggcaaaagtatgtgaacctttgctttcaatatctggtgtggacCCCCCCCCACTCATTGCtccatgcttgaaagtttgtgaaccctttattattgtctatatttctgcataaatatgacctaaaacatcatcagattttcacacaagtccttaaagtagataaagagaacccagttaaacaaatgagacaaaaatattatacctggtcatttatttattgaggaaaatgatccaatattacatatctgtgagtggcaaaagtatgtgaacctttgctttcaatatctggtgtgacacccccCCACTCATTGCtccatgcttgaaagtttgtgaaccctttattattgtctatatttctgcataaatatgacctaaaacatcatcagattttcacacaagtccttaaagtagataaagagaacccagttaaacaaatgagacaaaaatattatacctggtcatttatttattgaggaaaatgatccaatattacatatctgtgagtggcaaaagtatgtgaacctttgctttcaatatctggtgtgacccccccccccccccccccccccgtgcagcaataactgcaactaaacatgtccggtagctgttgatcagtcctgcacaccggcttggaggaattttagcccattcctccgtacagaacagcttcaactctgggatgttggtgggtttcctcacatgaactgctcgcttcaggtccttccacaacattttgattgaattaaggtcaggactttgacttgacaattccaaaacattaactttattcttcattaACCATTCCTTG
The genomic region above belongs to Neoarius graeffei isolate fNeoGra1 chromosome 6, fNeoGra1.pri, whole genome shotgun sequence and contains:
- the akip1 gene encoding A-kinase-interacting protein 1 isoform X2; protein product: MAGWCCLESSLDRSSKLGLEVLQRAKRRSETWKSVGSSHRNDSGTEKHTEGCGGSGASPRNGHKELLEHPAAHVTLDNAFAKIVECMSETSNQCKKFYRSGSTPELHEQERTHVCRFHAKQLQQTSRQIPTSTLTSKRAHYTGLSEPEDFLIEVSPGTYAITAAMQDACPQTQVVHINSGESRRLTFSL
- the akip1 gene encoding A-kinase-interacting protein 1 isoform X1; the encoded protein is MHVHLVMRRRAIMAGWCCLESSLDRSSKLGLEVLQRAKRRSETWKSVGSSHRNDSGTEKHTEGCGGSGASPRNGHKELLEHPAAHVTLDNAFAKIVECMSETSNQCKKFYRSGSTPELHEQERTHVCRFHAKQLQQTSRQIPTSTLTSKRAHYTGLSEPEDFLIEVSPGTYAITAAMQDACPQTQVVHINSGESRRLTFSL